Proteins co-encoded in one Pirellulales bacterium genomic window:
- the hemW gene encoding radical SAM family heme chaperone HemW, with the protein MTADATWPEPRSVYVHVPFCARRCGYCNFTLVAGRDDLVEPYLQAIERELQSLAAGAAPREIDTLFFGGGTPTQLSSYALRRLVGSLHRQFALAPSYEFSVEVNPADFDAEKADLLAELGVTRISLGAQSFEATKLRTLERDHSPDEVRRAFALARERFPSVSLDLIFAAPGETLAGWQTDLDAALELSPDHVSTYGLTFERGTTFWGRLDRGDLAAAPEELERDMYARAIDRLTAAGFEHYEVSNFARAGHRCRHNEIYWTGGSYHSFGPGAARYVDGERSTNHRSTTTYLKRLLAGESAVEFRERLEPEDRARELLVFGLRRLEGVGRDDFLRSTGFDLERLVGRELQRHLSQGWLIDDGKMVRLTRAGLFVSDALWPDYLRV; encoded by the coding sequence ATGACCGCTGATGCCACGTGGCCCGAGCCTCGCTCGGTCTACGTTCACGTCCCCTTTTGCGCCCGACGCTGCGGCTACTGTAACTTCACCCTCGTGGCCGGCCGCGACGATCTCGTCGAGCCCTACCTGCAGGCGATCGAGCGCGAATTGCAATCGCTGGCAGCAGGCGCTGCGCCGCGCGAGATCGACACCCTTTTCTTCGGAGGCGGGACCCCCACACAATTATCGTCCTATGCCTTGCGTCGACTCGTGGGATCGCTCCATCGGCAATTCGCGCTTGCCCCGAGCTACGAGTTCTCCGTCGAGGTGAATCCGGCCGATTTCGATGCGGAAAAGGCCGATCTCCTGGCCGAGCTCGGGGTGACACGTATCAGCCTGGGCGCTCAATCGTTCGAGGCCACCAAATTGCGCACGCTCGAACGCGATCATTCGCCCGACGAGGTGCGGCGCGCGTTCGCGTTGGCCCGCGAACGTTTCCCCTCGGTGTCGCTCGATCTGATCTTTGCGGCCCCGGGCGAGACACTCGCCGGTTGGCAGACCGATCTCGACGCGGCCCTGGAACTGTCGCCCGACCACGTCTCGACCTACGGCCTGACATTCGAACGCGGGACAACATTCTGGGGGCGTCTCGATCGCGGCGATCTCGCCGCCGCGCCCGAGGAGTTGGAACGCGACATGTACGCACGGGCCATCGATCGCCTGACGGCCGCCGGTTTCGAACATTACGAAGTCTCGAACTTTGCTCGCGCGGGGCACCGCTGCCGCCACAACGAGATTTATTGGACGGGGGGCAGTTACCACAGCTTCGGGCCGGGCGCGGCACGCTACGTCGATGGCGAGCGTTCGACCAACCACCGCAGCACGACCACCTATCTCAAGCGTCTGCTGGCGGGAGAATCGGCCGTCGAGTTCCGCGAGCGGCTCGAGCCGGAAGACCGCGCCCGAGAGCTTTTGGTCTTCGGCCTGCGCCGACTCGAAGGCGTCGGGCGCGACGACTTCCTGCGTTCGACAGGATTCGATCTCGAGCGACTCGTCGGCCGCGAGCTGCAGCGTCATCTCAGTCAGGGGTGGCTCATCGACGACGGCAAAATGGTGCGACTAACGCGCGCCGGCCTCTTCGTCAGCGATGCCTTATGGCCCGACTACTTGCGAGTTTAA
- a CDS encoding metal-dependent hydrolase, with amino-acid sequence MIQNLPVKSFVHKNLTIEGYSRAAVQTYWRIPELKVGFDLGAQPWSFMSTPTWFVTHAHLDHIVALPVYVARRRMMKMEPPTIYLPESTIEHVERILKLFSRLDRGRMPCDLRPIRPGDEVELSREHVLTAVASRHTVPSMSFVVWERRRKLKPEYQQLAGEQIRDLRLSGVDVTAEVRIPLVGYLGDSAPEGLDANPALFEAQVLITELTFVAPGHRKERIHKFGHMHLDDFVARREQFRNELIIASHFSTRYHQKKIRECVERALPGLLDGRLQLWL; translated from the coding sequence ATGATCCAGAACCTGCCGGTCAAATCGTTTGTCCACAAAAACCTCACCATCGAGGGTTACTCGCGGGCAGCCGTGCAGACGTATTGGCGCATTCCCGAGCTCAAGGTGGGATTCGACCTGGGCGCGCAGCCCTGGTCGTTCATGAGCACGCCCACGTGGTTCGTGACGCACGCGCATCTCGACCACATCGTGGCCCTGCCGGTCTACGTGGCCCGGCGGCGGATGATGAAGATGGAGCCCCCGACCATCTATCTTCCCGAGTCGACCATCGAGCACGTGGAACGGATCCTCAAGCTCTTCAGCCGACTCGACCGCGGGCGGATGCCGTGCGACCTGCGACCGATCCGCCCCGGCGACGAGGTCGAGCTTTCGCGCGAGCACGTGCTGACGGCCGTGGCCAGCCGCCACACGGTCCCCTCGATGAGCTTCGTGGTCTGGGAGCGGCGGCGCAAGCTGAAGCCCGAGTACCAGCAACTGGCCGGCGAGCAGATCCGCGACTTGCGTCTCTCGGGAGTCGACGTCACGGCCGAGGTCCGCATTCCGCTGGTGGGCTACCTGGGAGACAGCGCTCCCGAGGGACTCGACGCCAACCCGGCACTGTTCGAGGCCCAGGTGCTGATCACCGAGTTGACCTTCGTCGCCCCCGGCCATCGCAAAGAGCGGATCCACAAGTTCGGGCACATGCACCTCGACGACTTCGTCGCCCGGCGCGAGCAGTTCCGCAACGAGTTGATCATCGCTTCGCACTTCAGCACACGTTATCATCAGAAAAAGATTCGCGAGTGCGTCGAACGTGCCCTGCCGGGCCTGCTGGACGGACGCTTGCAGCTCTGGCTGTAA
- a CDS encoding amidohydrolase family protein, with protein MNGLAARAAEEAKFPPGKYFDIHTHLGQTWNKDDPLSAEALLRWMDAHDIAQAAVLPLVSPESSAYPITPDFVLAATAAHRDRLIPFCSVDPRTSYVGGQAGLVRMLERYVEAGARGFGEHKPGVAIDDPRNMALYAACAEVELPVLFHLDNLRNTDEGGLPGLGRVLEANPKVTFIGHGPGWWASIAGEVTTQQLGSYPRGKVAPGGAIDALMDRFPNLYGDLSAGSGAMAIDRDLEFGHEFLVRRADRLMFGTDFLAPGQNVPQLELFAKIDLPTEVSAKIFRDNARRVLRLV; from the coding sequence ATGAACGGACTCGCTGCACGTGCTGCAGAGGAAGCGAAATTTCCGCCCGGCAAGTATTTCGATATCCACACGCATCTCGGGCAGACGTGGAACAAGGACGACCCCCTCTCGGCTGAGGCGCTCTTGCGCTGGATGGACGCCCACGACATTGCTCAAGCGGCGGTGTTGCCGCTGGTCTCGCCCGAGTCGTCGGCCTACCCGATCACGCCCGACTTCGTGCTGGCTGCCACGGCGGCGCATCGCGATCGGCTGATTCCGTTCTGCTCGGTCGATCCGCGGACATCGTACGTGGGAGGACAGGCGGGGCTCGTGCGCATGCTCGAACGGTACGTGGAAGCTGGCGCCCGCGGCTTCGGCGAGCATAAGCCGGGGGTGGCCATCGACGATCCTCGCAACATGGCCCTCTATGCCGCCTGCGCCGAAGTCGAACTCCCCGTACTGTTTCATCTCGACAATCTGCGCAACACCGATGAAGGGGGCCTGCCCGGACTGGGCCGCGTCCTCGAAGCCAACCCGAAAGTGACGTTCATCGGACATGGTCCCGGATGGTGGGCCTCGATCGCCGGTGAAGTCACTACCCAGCAATTGGGCAGCTACCCGCGGGGCAAAGTGGCGCCGGGGGGGGCCATCGACGCGCTGATGGATCGTTTTCCCAATCTGTACGGCGATCTCTCGGCCGGCAGCGGAGCGATGGCGATCGATCGCGATCTGGAGTTCGGGCACGAGTTTCTCGTCCGGCGTGCCGATCGCTTGATGTTCGGCACCGATTTTCTGGCTCCCGGTCAGAACGTTCCCCAGTTGGAGCTGTTTGCCAAGATCGACCTGCCCACCGAAGTGAGCGCGAAGATCTTCCGCGACAACGCGCGTCGTGTGCTGAGGCTGGTATGA
- a CDS encoding metallophosphoesterase, with translation MQRRTFLKSGLCAGATATLVAHTSALRDAAADSASHESLLAGSPVVFGPDSAALTVVQGVRGAATGFLELALGDEPFQRVDAETAGLLPYDPHVLKFRLPPLPAGQTLRYRIVARPIDFQTAYKILPGEPVTSETYACRLLDPSADETQFVVWNDTHENQTTLDMLERATAALEPDFLLWNGDQTNDIYDVSKLSAQVLSPGGLTIAARWPLAYARGNHDVRGPAARHLPEFTGTPDDRFYYGFRSGPVAVLVLDTGEDKPDDHPVFGGLAAFETMRRRQREWLARVVRQAWFREAPFRLLFCHIPLWWIDEVSDPGHWRFSKVCREAWLPQLVEAGVQLVISGHTHEHAWMPPTAERPIGQLIGGGPKPQHATILEGTATRHKLQLVMKKLDGAELHRVTFEA, from the coding sequence GTGCAACGACGAACTTTTCTCAAATCGGGTTTGTGTGCGGGGGCGACGGCTACGCTCGTCGCCCATACGAGTGCCTTGCGCGACGCCGCGGCGGACTCAGCATCGCACGAATCGTTGCTCGCCGGAAGTCCCGTCGTGTTCGGCCCCGACTCCGCCGCGCTGACCGTCGTGCAGGGTGTGCGTGGCGCGGCGACGGGATTCCTCGAGCTGGCGCTGGGAGACGAACCGTTTCAGCGTGTCGATGCCGAAACAGCCGGCCTGCTGCCGTACGATCCGCACGTGCTCAAGTTTCGGCTTCCGCCGCTGCCGGCGGGGCAGACGCTGCGATACCGTATCGTAGCCCGTCCCATCGATTTCCAGACGGCCTACAAGATCTTGCCCGGCGAGCCGGTGACGAGCGAGACGTACGCCTGCCGGCTGCTCGATCCTTCGGCGGACGAAACGCAGTTCGTCGTCTGGAACGACACGCACGAGAACCAGACCACTCTGGACATGCTCGAGCGGGCCACGGCGGCGCTGGAGCCCGATTTTCTCTTGTGGAACGGCGATCAGACGAACGACATCTATGACGTGTCGAAGTTGAGTGCTCAGGTTCTTTCACCGGGCGGCCTGACGATCGCGGCGCGCTGGCCGTTGGCCTACGCGCGGGGAAATCACGACGTGCGCGGTCCCGCGGCGCGTCATCTGCCCGAGTTCACCGGCACGCCCGACGATCGGTTCTATTACGGTTTTCGTAGCGGGCCGGTAGCCGTGCTGGTCCTGGACACGGGCGAAGACAAGCCCGACGATCATCCCGTCTTCGGCGGGTTGGCCGCCTTCGAGACGATGCGTCGCCGGCAGCGCGAGTGGCTCGCCCGTGTGGTGCGCCAGGCGTGGTTTCGCGAAGCGCCGTTTCGGCTGCTCTTCTGCCATATCCCGCTCTGGTGGATCGACGAAGTATCCGATCCCGGACATTGGCGTTTCAGCAAGGTTTGCCGCGAGGCCTGGCTACCACAGCTTGTTGAGGCCGGCGTGCAGCTAGTGATCTCAGGTCACACGCACGAGCACGCCTGGATGCCCCCGACGGCCGAACGTCCGATCGGCCAACTCATCGGCGGCGGACCAAAGCCGCAGCACGCCACGATCCTCGAAGGCACGGCCACGCGCCACAAGCTGCAGCTCGTGATGAAGAAGCTCGACGGCGCCGAGCTGCACCGAGTGACGTTCGAAGCGTGA
- a CDS encoding aminotransferase class IV gives MSERIVYLRGQFVPESEARISIYDSALTMGDMAFEVTRTCRHVPFRLADHLRRLDNTLKAIGTDPDLSLAEIERLTIETLARNLPTEADDVDWNIIHNVSRGPASAFDEAFALEERRPTVVISCYPLLAKLAALAPAYDSGIDLVVPTQRALPTDLVHAFIKTRSRLHYQLANIEAEQKCPGATAVLTDPDGHLTEGTSGNIFLVRNGELQTPEPRNLLPGVTRALVLDLAEKLTLPAREMNLTPLDALSADEVFVTSTTIGILHARSFEGHAIGDGSIGTVTQCLRAALDAEVGLDFAAQARLYAARTGRRPTAS, from the coding sequence ATGAGCGAGCGCATCGTTTACTTGCGCGGTCAGTTCGTGCCCGAGTCGGAGGCACGCATCTCGATCTACGATTCAGCGCTCACGATGGGGGACATGGCCTTCGAGGTGACGCGCACCTGTCGCCACGTGCCGTTCCGGCTGGCCGATCATCTGCGGCGACTCGACAATACCTTAAAGGCGATCGGCACCGATCCGGACCTTTCGCTCGCCGAGATCGAGCGGCTGACGATCGAAACGCTCGCGCGCAACCTGCCGACCGAAGCGGACGACGTCGACTGGAACATCATTCACAACGTCTCGCGCGGTCCGGCCTCGGCGTTTGACGAGGCCTTTGCCCTCGAGGAACGCCGCCCGACGGTCGTCATCAGTTGTTATCCCCTGCTCGCCAAGTTGGCGGCGCTGGCTCCGGCCTACGACAGCGGCATCGATCTCGTCGTGCCGACGCAACGGGCCCTGCCGACCGATCTCGTCCACGCCTTCATCAAGACGCGCAGCCGTCTGCACTACCAACTGGCGAATATCGAGGCGGAGCAGAAGTGCCCTGGCGCGACCGCCGTGCTGACCGATCCCGACGGCCATTTGACCGAAGGGACAAGCGGTAACATCTTTCTCGTGCGCAATGGAGAATTGCAGACCCCCGAGCCACGCAACCTGTTGCCGGGAGTCACGCGCGCCCTGGTGCTCGACCTGGCCGAGAAGTTGACCCTTCCGGCCCGCGAGATGAATCTTACGCCGCTCGATGCGCTGTCCGCCGACGAGGTGTTTGTCACCTCGACGACGATTGGCATCCTGCACGCGCGATCCTTCGAGGGGCATGCGATCGGTGATGGTTCCATCGGCACGGTGACACAGTGCCTCCGAGCGGCGCTCGACGCCGAGGTGGGGCTCGACTTTGCCGCCCAGGCACGCCTTTATGCCGCCCGCACCGGCAGGCGTCCTACAGCGAGTTAA
- a CDS encoding ATP-dependent Clp protease proteolytic subunit, translated as MHDAVRFPIQDSHASHRDYQRQRQMTLGDLLLENRIIFLQGEIYDGNANEIVMKLLFLQSENRRKDIHFYINSPGGSVTATLAMYDTMQILSCPVATYCVGLAASGGAVILAGGTKGKRFALPHAKVMIHQPYGQVGGQVSDIEIQADEIIKTREVLNRILANHTGQPIERIAKDTDRDRYLAAAEAKEYGLVDEILTKPPMGDGEEEEKK; from the coding sequence ATGCACGACGCCGTTCGTTTTCCGATACAAGATTCGCACGCCTCCCACCGCGATTATCAGCGGCAGCGTCAGATGACGCTGGGCGATCTGCTGCTGGAAAACCGCATCATTTTCCTGCAGGGTGAGATCTACGACGGCAACGCCAACGAAATCGTCATGAAGTTGCTGTTCTTGCAGAGCGAAAATCGCCGCAAGGATATCCACTTCTACATCAACTCGCCCGGCGGCAGTGTCACCGCGACGCTGGCCATGTACGACACGATGCAGATTCTGAGCTGCCCCGTGGCCACCTACTGCGTGGGTCTCGCCGCCAGCGGCGGCGCCGTCATTTTGGCCGGCGGCACCAAGGGCAAGCGTTTCGCCCTGCCCCATGCCAAGGTGATGATCCATCAGCCCTACGGCCAGGTGGGCGGGCAGGTCTCGGATATCGAGATCCAGGCGGACGAAATCATCAAGACGCGCGAGGTGCTCAACCGCATTCTCGCGAACCATACGGGCCAGCCGATCGAGCGCATCGCCAAGGACACCGATCGCGATCGTTATCTGGCGGCGGCCGAAGCCAAGGAATACGGCCTCGTCGACGAGATCCTCACCAAGCCCCCCATGGGCGACGGCGAAGAGGAAGAAAAGAAGTAG
- a CDS encoding PQQ-binding-like beta-propeller repeat protein, with protein sequence MTSQLSYRQLLGSLLLSVLGLLPSTARAQQGQLLATERLARFGLSVSWATHIHLDRTRDRVTSITQHHGMLFAQSERGTLHAINAETGQTAWYTLVGNRNYPSLAATSDGQYVAVVNGGHLYVLELATGEPLWETPVPGAPSAPPAMGHDRIYIPLVDGMLITYEKSNKKTITGKPTWQYAWRYAGVGRPDATPLVTNTSVLWTTTRGMVFGSRARTLDVLFRFETGAPILSTPAYRAPLVYVGSMDRYVYAIDELTAAMQWRFSAGAPIGQSPIVVDDDVFAITDAGGMYSLDADQGSQNWWAEDVTQFVASSGSRVYSSDAFGRLLILNADTGNRLAALNTQLLPFKVTNIETDRIYLGTESGVLQCVRETALVEPIKHRLPLLETRPSGTTEAGAAGAAKAPAAETPAEEDRGDDPFDTPATPPPAENPRVPSKPDPFESFE encoded by the coding sequence ATGACCAGCCAACTCTCGTACCGACAACTACTGGGGAGCCTGCTGCTGTCCGTGCTGGGACTGCTCCCCTCGACGGCGCGGGCCCAGCAGGGGCAACTCCTGGCCACGGAGCGACTCGCGCGTTTCGGCCTCTCCGTCAGTTGGGCCACGCACATCCATCTCGACCGCACGCGCGATCGCGTGACCAGCATCACCCAGCACCACGGCATGCTCTTCGCCCAGAGCGAACGTGGCACGCTGCACGCGATCAATGCCGAGACGGGCCAAACCGCCTGGTACACGCTCGTCGGCAATCGCAACTACCCCAGCCTGGCGGCGACTTCCGACGGCCAGTACGTCGCGGTGGTGAATGGCGGTCACTTGTACGTGCTCGAGTTGGCCACCGGCGAACCCTTGTGGGAGACACCCGTCCCTGGCGCTCCTTCGGCTCCGCCAGCCATGGGGCACGATCGGATCTACATTCCGCTCGTCGATGGCATGCTGATTACTTACGAGAAGTCGAACAAGAAGACCATCACGGGCAAACCCACCTGGCAATATGCCTGGCGTTACGCAGGCGTGGGGCGGCCCGACGCGACCCCCTTGGTGACGAACACGAGCGTGTTGTGGACCACGACCCGGGGCATGGTGTTCGGCTCGCGCGCAAGAACGCTCGACGTGTTGTTTCGATTCGAAACCGGCGCGCCGATCTTGAGCACGCCGGCCTACCGTGCGCCGCTGGTCTATGTGGGGTCGATGGATCGCTACGTCTACGCCATCGATGAGCTGACGGCCGCCATGCAATGGCGTTTCTCGGCGGGGGCGCCGATCGGACAGTCGCCGATCGTCGTCGACGATGACGTCTTTGCCATTACCGATGCCGGCGGCATGTACTCGCTCGACGCCGATCAAGGCTCGCAGAATTGGTGGGCCGAAGACGTGACACAGTTCGTCGCCTCGAGCGGTTCGCGCGTCTATTCGTCAGACGCGTTTGGCCGCCTGCTGATTCTGAACGCCGATACCGGGAATCGCCTGGCCGCCTTGAACACGCAATTGCTGCCGTTCAAGGTGACCAACATCGAGACCGATCGGATCTACCTGGGTACCGAATCGGGCGTGCTGCAGTGCGTGCGCGAGACCGCTCTGGTCGAGCCGATCAAGCATCGGCTGCCGCTCCTCGAGACGCGACCCAGCGGCACGACCGAAGCCGGTGCAGCCGGCGCCGCGAAAGCGCCGGCTGCCGAGACGCCCGCCGAAGAAGACAGGGGCGACGACCCCTTCGATACGCCAGCCACGCCCCCCCCGGCCGAGAATCCGCGCGTGCCCAGCAAGCCCGACCCGTTCGAGTCGTTCGAATAA
- the proC gene encoding pyrroline-5-carboxylate reductase gives MWCEVATAAVAQRRLGFLGAGRMATALAQGFLAQGLASQQAILAGEPSPAAAEEFARHTGCRTTTDNVEVVSQADVVLLAVKPQQVTEVLAGLKGRWRAEQLVLSIAAGVRLATLADLIGAGPRLVRVMPNTPCLVGQSASAYSLGATATPDDAALVATLLGAVGRAWQVSESHLDAVTGLSGSGPAFVYVMIEALSDGGVRMGLPRDLATSLAAQTVLGAATMVLETGEHPGVLKDQVTSPGGTTIAGLAALESGGLRAALISAVEAATRRSQELGRSG, from the coding sequence ATGTGGTGCGAAGTGGCAACGGCAGCGGTAGCACAGCGACGACTCGGCTTTTTGGGCGCAGGCCGCATGGCCACCGCCTTGGCGCAAGGCTTTCTGGCCCAGGGGTTGGCCAGCCAGCAAGCAATTCTGGCCGGCGAACCATCTCCGGCGGCCGCCGAAGAATTCGCGCGCCACACCGGTTGCCGCACCACGACCGACAATGTCGAAGTCGTCTCACAGGCCGACGTCGTCTTGCTGGCGGTCAAGCCGCAGCAGGTGACCGAGGTGCTGGCGGGCCTCAAGGGGCGTTGGCGTGCCGAGCAACTGGTGCTTTCGATCGCGGCAGGAGTCCGATTGGCGACGCTTGCCGATCTCATCGGCGCCGGCCCCCGACTCGTGCGCGTCATGCCGAACACGCCCTGCCTGGTCGGCCAAAGCGCCAGCGCCTATTCCTTGGGCGCTACCGCGACGCCGGACGACGCCGCGTTGGTGGCCACGCTGCTGGGCGCCGTCGGTCGGGCCTGGCAGGTGTCGGAGTCGCATCTCGACGCCGTGACGGGGCTGTCGGGCTCGGGACCGGCCTTTGTCTATGTGATGATCGAGGCGCTCAGCGATGGGGGCGTCCGCATGGGGTTGCCGCGCGATCTGGCCACGTCGCTGGCCGCGCAGACGGTGCTCGGCGCGGCGACGATGGTCCTCGAGACGGGGGAACATCCCGGCGTGCTCAAGGACCAGGTGACCAGTCCGGGGGGAACGACGATTGCGGGCCTGGCAGCGCTCGAGTCGGGCGGGCTCCGGGCGGCGCTCATCTCGGCGGTCGAGGCGGCCACGCGCCGCTCGCAAGAGTTGGGGCGTTCCGGATAA
- a CDS encoding arylsulfatase translates to MGGHALQIMVVLLAATLVHGGSPHTAVAEPPSKPNIVFILADDLGYGDLGCYGQQQIRTPRIDRLATEGRRFLDCYAGSTVCAPSRCVLMTGLHTGHARVRGNALVPLEPEDVTVAEILRAAGYATGIIGKWGLGEPGTTGVPTRQGFDDWFGYLNQRHAHNYYPDYLWRNEDRVPLDGNANGKREAYSSDLFVTEALAFLDRQQEKPFFLYLALTLPHANNELGRETGNGMEVPDHRRYADRDWPAPQKDHAAMISRLDDAVGQVLDRLEKLGLAENTIVFFSSDNGPHSEGGADASFFRSAGPLRGKKRDLTEGGIRVPMIVRWPGVVPAGTESTYAWGFCDVLPTLAVLAGATAPEGLDGISIVPALVDDPVPGNSAFGEHPPLYWEFHERGFQQAVRVGQWKAIRQRPAAPLELYDLSRDVGEERDVAAQHPEIVARCERLFATSRTDSPHWRVPD, encoded by the coding sequence ATGGGCGGACACGCTCTTCAGATCATGGTCGTCTTGCTCGCGGCCACTTTGGTTCATGGGGGCAGCCCCCATACGGCCGTCGCCGAGCCCCCCTCGAAGCCGAATATCGTTTTCATCCTGGCGGATGATCTCGGCTATGGCGACTTGGGTTGCTACGGACAGCAGCAGATCCGCACGCCGCGCATCGATCGGCTGGCGACAGAAGGACGGCGTTTCTTGGATTGCTATGCGGGAAGCACGGTCTGTGCCCCGTCGCGCTGCGTGCTCATGACCGGGCTGCACACCGGTCACGCTCGCGTGCGCGGAAACGCCTTGGTCCCGCTCGAGCCCGAGGATGTGACCGTGGCAGAGATCTTGCGCGCGGCTGGCTACGCGACCGGCATCATCGGCAAGTGGGGTTTGGGCGAACCGGGAACGACCGGCGTGCCCACACGGCAAGGGTTCGACGATTGGTTTGGCTACCTCAATCAGCGGCACGCCCACAACTACTATCCCGACTATCTGTGGCGCAATGAGGATCGTGTGCCTCTGGATGGAAATGCCAACGGGAAGCGCGAAGCGTACAGCAGCGACCTGTTCGTCACAGAGGCGCTCGCCTTTCTCGATCGGCAGCAGGAGAAGCCTTTCTTTCTCTATCTCGCACTCACCTTGCCGCATGCGAATAACGAGCTTGGTCGCGAGACGGGCAATGGCATGGAAGTTCCCGACCACCGGCGCTATGCCGATCGCGACTGGCCGGCGCCGCAGAAGGACCATGCCGCGATGATTTCACGGCTCGACGACGCCGTGGGACAGGTGCTCGATCGACTCGAGAAGCTGGGACTCGCCGAGAACACGATCGTGTTCTTCTCGAGCGACAATGGTCCGCACAGCGAAGGAGGCGCCGACGCCAGTTTCTTTCGAAGTGCAGGACCGCTGCGGGGCAAGAAACGCGATTTGACCGAAGGAGGCATCCGCGTGCCGATGATCGTGCGCTGGCCGGGGGTCGTTCCTGCCGGCACCGAGAGCACGTACGCCTGGGGCTTTTGCGACGTATTGCCGACGCTGGCCGTACTCGCTGGCGCCACAGCCCCGGAAGGCTTGGATGGAATCTCCATCGTGCCGGCCCTCGTAGACGACCCTGTGCCAGGGAACAGTGCGTTTGGTGAGCATCCCCCCTTGTATTGGGAGTTCCACGAACGCGGCTTTCAGCAAGCCGTTCGAGTCGGACAGTGGAAGGCGATCCGCCAGCGTCCTGCGGCGCCGCTCGAACTGTACGACCTGTCGCGCGACGTGGGCGAAGAACGCGACGTGGCAGCGCAGCATCCCGAGATCGTCGCCCGTTGCGAGCGTCTTTTCGCGACGTCCCGTACCGATTCACCCCACTGGCGGGTTCCCGACTAA
- the tig gene encoding trigger factor: protein MAISEKQGAAVADDAADEGAQSKKLHLDVQIESRGACQRHLTVKVAREDLDRYFDEAFSELMGSAAVPGFRAGRAPRKLVEARFKKDVTDQVRNSLLIDALSQVTEDNNLAAISEPDFDPSAVVLPDEGPLTFEFDLEVRPEFDLPEWQGLKLERPVREFSDADVEAELQKVLARRGRLVPFDGSASAGDYVVTNLSFKDGDETISSSNEEVIRIRPVLSFRDGKIEKFDKLMQGVKAGETREGKAKLTEDAPNEALRGKEVTAVFEVLEVKQLETPEMTPQLLEELGGFDDEEQLKKAILESLERRLSYTQQQRTRQQILQALTVTADWELPPELLQRQSQRELYRAVLELQRSGFSDDDIRAHENELRQNSRAATARALKEHFILERIAEEEKIEDTPADYDAEIALIAWQSGETPRRVRARLEKQGQMDALRNQIIERRVIDLIMSKATVKDVPYKLEEADAEALDQAVGGAEESDIPVAEHSEGAQPMGETPRRG, encoded by the coding sequence ATGGCTATCTCCGAGAAGCAGGGCGCGGCCGTGGCGGATGACGCCGCGGACGAAGGCGCGCAGAGCAAGAAGTTGCACCTCGACGTGCAGATCGAGTCCCGTGGCGCGTGCCAGCGGCACCTCACCGTCAAGGTGGCCCGCGAGGACCTGGATCGCTATTTCGACGAGGCCTTTAGCGAGTTGATGGGCTCGGCCGCCGTGCCCGGCTTTCGTGCCGGTCGTGCGCCGCGCAAGCTCGTCGAGGCCCGCTTCAAGAAAGACGTGACCGATCAGGTGCGCAATTCGTTGCTCATCGACGCTCTGTCGCAGGTCACCGAAGACAACAATCTGGCCGCGATCAGCGAGCCCGACTTCGATCCCAGCGCCGTGGTGCTGCCGGACGAGGGGCCGCTGACCTTCGAGTTCGACCTCGAAGTGCGGCCCGAGTTCGATCTGCCCGAGTGGCAGGGGCTCAAGCTCGAGCGTCCCGTGCGCGAGTTCAGCGACGCCGACGTCGAGGCCGAGCTGCAGAAGGTCTTGGCGCGTCGGGGCCGCTTGGTCCCCTTCGACGGCTCCGCTTCGGCGGGCGACTACGTCGTGACGAATCTCTCCTTCAAGGACGGCGACGAGACGATCTCGAGCAGCAACGAAGAGGTGATTCGCATCCGTCCCGTGTTGAGCTTCCGCGACGGCAAGATCGAGAAGTTCGACAAGCTCATGCAGGGCGTGAAGGCGGGCGAGACGCGCGAAGGCAAGGCGAAGCTCACCGAAGACGCTCCGAACGAAGCGCTCCGCGGCAAGGAAGTGACCGCCGTGTTCGAGGTACTCGAGGTCAAGCAGCTCGAGACGCCCGAGATGACGCCCCAATTGCTTGAAGAACTGGGGGGCTTCGACGACGAAGAACAACTGAAGAAGGCGATTCTCGAGAGCCTCGAACGCCGGCTCAGCTATACGCAGCAGCAGCGGACGCGGCAGCAGATTTTGCAGGCCCTCACGGTCACCGCCGACTGGGAGCTCCCCCCCGAGTTGCTCCAGCGCCAGTCGCAGCGCGAGCTGTACCGTGCGGTGCTCGAGCTACAGCGTAGCGGCTTCAGCGACGACGACATCCGCGCCCACGAGAACGAGCTGCGGCAGAACAGCCGCGCCGCCACGGCTCGAGCTCTCAAGGAGCACTTTATCCTCGAGCGGATCGCCGAGGAGGAGAAGATCGAGGACACGCCGGCCGATTACGATGCCGAGATCGCGCTGATCGCGTGGCAGTCGGGCGAGACTCCGCGCCGCGTCCGCGCCCGGCTCGAGAAGCAAGGCCAAATGGACGCCCTGCGCAACCAGATCATCGAGCGCAGGGTCATCGATCTCATCATGTCGAAGGCCACCGTCAAGGACGTGCCCTACAAGCTCGAAGAAGCGGACGCCGAGGCCCTTGACCAGGCGGTGGGTGGGGCCGAAGAATCAGATATCCCCGTGGCCGAGCACTCTGAAGGCGCCCAGCCGATGGGAGAAACTCCGCGCCGCGGCTAA